Proteins encoded within one genomic window of Candidatus Limnocylindria bacterium:
- a CDS encoding peptidase E has product MVRRIVACGGQQLLFPPLTTYLFGLARRPRPRVLFLGTASGDGAGYLLTFYQALAGVDCEPSHLALFDRVVDDIDALVRSQDVVIVGGGNTANMLAIWRLHGVEKALRSAYASGTVLSGWSAGCLCWFEGGITDSFTPNLGALRDGLGILAGTACPHYDSQEARRPVYAREIAAGLAPGIALEDGVAARYDDERLVEVVSARPDGRAFQVDAKGERPLVVRVLG; this is encoded by the coding sequence ATGGTGAGGCGGATCGTGGCCTGCGGCGGTCAGCAGCTCCTGTTTCCCCCGCTGACGACCTACCTCTTCGGTCTCGCACGCCGCCCGCGGCCCCGGGTGCTGTTCCTCGGTACGGCGAGCGGTGACGGCGCTGGATACCTGCTGACCTTCTATCAAGCGCTGGCCGGCGTCGACTGCGAACCGAGCCATCTCGCCCTGTTCGATCGCGTCGTCGACGACATCGATGCGCTCGTACGCTCGCAGGATGTCGTGATCGTCGGCGGCGGGAACACCGCCAACATGCTGGCGATCTGGCGGCTGCACGGCGTCGAGAAGGCGCTGCGGTCGGCATACGCCAGCGGCACGGTGCTGAGCGGCTGGTCCGCGGGCTGTCTCTGCTGGTTCGAAGGTGGGATCACCGATTCGTTCACTCCCAACCTCGGCGCACTCCGCGATGGCCTGGGCATCCTCGCGGGCACCGCCTGTCCGCACTACGACTCGCAGGAGGCACGCCGCCCGGTGTACGCGCGAGAGATCGCGGCCGGCCTCGCGCCGGGTATCGCGCTCGAGGACGGCGTCGCGGCGCGCTACGACGACGAGCGTCTGGTCGAGGTGGTCAGCGCGCGACCTGATGGACGAGCGTTCCAGGTCGATGCGAAGGGGGAGCGGCCGCTCGTGGTGCGCGTGCTCGGCTAG